In a genomic window of Clostridia bacterium:
- the gcvH gene encoding glycine cleavage system protein GcvH → MSSILRFTRDHEWVKVDGAAASVGISVHAVGELGDVIFVELPAVGDTVAQGGKIAVVESVKAASDVFSPVAGKVVEVNETLSDNPAMLNEDPMGEAWIAKLKIENTADLDGLMNSEQYEKYLKEASH, encoded by the coding sequence ATGTCAAGCATTCTGAGGTTCACTCGAGACCATGAGTGGGTGAAGGTCGACGGCGCCGCCGCCTCGGTTGGAATCAGCGTTCACGCCGTTGGTGAGCTTGGCGACGTCATTTTCGTTGAGCTCCCTGCCGTAGGAGACACAGTAGCGCAGGGGGGCAAGATCGCGGTAGTGGAGTCAGTCAAGGCAGCCTCCGATGTGTTCTCGCCAGTGGCTGGAAAGGTTGTCGAGGTGAACGAAACGCTCTCCGACAATCCCGCGATGCTGAATGAGGATCCCATGGGCGAGGCCTGGATCGCCAAGCTCAAGATCGAGAACACAGCCGATCTGGATGGTTTGATGAATAGCGAGCAGTACGAGAAGTACCTGAAGGAGGCAAGCCACTGA
- the gcvT gene encoding glycine cleavage system aminomethyltransferase GcvT, which translates to MTELRRTPLFEAHEQLGGKIIDFGGWALPVQYTGILDEHRAVRERAGLFDVSHMGEIMFEGPQAFAAIQHLLVNDCSGMEMHQVLYSPMCYPDGGVVDDLIVYKLGDQRFLLVVNASNAGKDFDWMSKNIVGFDVSAVNISADMAQIAIQGPAAQDILQRNTTTDLNTLKFFYCAPDTNIAGRKCLVSRTGYTGEDGFEIYCAPADARHIWDTLLASGADSGLIPAGLGARDTLRFEAALPLYGHELSAEISPLEAGLGFFVKLGKDEFIGKDALVAQKAHGLARKLAGIELVDRGVPRQGYTVLSGGAPIGHVTSGVFSPTLQKGLALALIPPEYAKAGTELALDIRGKACAARVVKIPFYKKAYRKE; encoded by the coding sequence ATGACTGAACTCCGCAGAACTCCGCTGTTTGAAGCCCATGAACAGCTTGGAGGGAAGATCATCGATTTCGGAGGATGGGCTCTGCCTGTTCAGTATACTGGAATTCTCGACGAGCACCGTGCAGTCAGAGAGCGCGCAGGCCTATTCGATGTCTCGCACATGGGCGAGATCATGTTCGAGGGGCCGCAGGCTTTTGCGGCAATTCAGCATCTGTTGGTGAACGACTGCTCCGGCATGGAAATGCACCAGGTTCTGTATAGCCCCATGTGCTATCCAGATGGAGGAGTTGTGGATGACCTCATCGTCTACAAACTCGGCGACCAGCGATTCCTGCTAGTCGTGAACGCCTCGAACGCAGGCAAGGATTTCGACTGGATGAGCAAGAATATTGTTGGCTTCGATGTGAGTGCAGTCAACATCTCCGCCGATATGGCCCAGATCGCGATTCAGGGGCCGGCCGCCCAGGACATACTGCAGAGGAACACTACAACCGACCTTAACACGTTGAAGTTCTTCTATTGTGCGCCCGACACCAACATCGCCGGCAGGAAGTGCCTGGTTTCGAGAACCGGATACACCGGCGAGGATGGCTTTGAGATCTACTGCGCCCCTGCCGATGCGAGGCACATCTGGGATACTCTCCTCGCCTCGGGAGCGGATTCAGGCCTCATCCCTGCGGGGCTCGGCGCCCGCGATACCCTACGATTCGAGGCGGCTCTCCCCCTCTACGGCCACGAGCTGTCGGCGGAGATATCCCCACTCGAAGCGGGCCTCGGGTTCTTCGTGAAACTCGGCAAGGACGAGTTCATCGGCAAAGACGCTCTCGTAGCTCAGAAAGCACATGGCCTCGCCAGGAAGCTCGCAGGAATTGAGCTGGTCGACCGCGGAGTTCCAAGGCAGGGATACACGGTTCTCTCCGGCGGCGCGCCCATCGGCCATGTCACGTCCGGGGTATTCTCTCCGACCCTCCAAAAGGGTCTGGCCTTGGCGTTGATCCCTCCGGAGTACGCGAAGGCGGGCACGGAGTTGGCCCTCGACATCAGGGGAAAGGCATGTGCAGCTCGGGTTGTGAAGATCCCATTCTACAAGAAGGCCTACAGGAAGGAGTAG
- the lpdA gene encoding dihydrolipoyl dehydrogenase, protein MYDVVIVGGGPGGYVAAIRGAQLGLSVALVEKDQVGGTCLNRGCIPTKALAHTAEVMEAAKRGAELGLAIPEVGIDFARVMSRKDRVTARLRGGVSLLLKRRKVDVVRGEGRLAGPGTVEATSADGSSVRVEARNVLIATGSEPVAPRIFGHDGVNVITSEEVLKLTSMPASLLIIGAGVIGCEFASIFRSFGSEVTLVDIMPNILPMVDDDAAAAVRASFQKRGIAIHTGAKITGVHVVDGMVEAATESGDVFRAERAVLSVGRRPFTGGVGAADVGIELGRAGEIIVDSHMRTNVPGAWAIGDVTGKMQLAHVASAQGMVAAANIAGGNREMDYFAVPNCIFTSPEVAAVGVTERGAQESGIEHKIGKFPFVACGKAVAMGESEGFVKVIADAAGRVIGGTVVGPHASDLIAEITLAVSRGLKLDDVAHTIHAHPTLAEAVCESAEDALGMAIHI, encoded by the coding sequence ATGTACGATGTGGTCATAGTAGGGGGAGGCCCTGGCGGATACGTTGCGGCGATCAGAGGGGCGCAGCTTGGGCTGTCGGTGGCCTTGGTTGAGAAGGATCAGGTTGGCGGAACGTGCCTGAACCGGGGGTGCATTCCTACCAAGGCGTTGGCGCATACGGCGGAGGTCATGGAGGCTGCCAAACGCGGCGCTGAGCTGGGCTTGGCCATCCCGGAAGTGGGAATCGATTTTGCCCGGGTGATGTCGCGCAAGGATAGGGTTACGGCACGGCTCAGAGGCGGAGTGAGCCTGCTTCTGAAAAGACGCAAGGTGGATGTGGTGCGCGGTGAGGGCAGGCTCGCAGGGCCGGGCACAGTGGAGGCAACATCTGCCGATGGCAGCAGTGTGCGAGTGGAGGCGCGGAACGTACTGATCGCCACCGGGTCGGAGCCTGTGGCGCCGAGGATCTTCGGGCACGATGGGGTAAACGTGATAACCAGCGAGGAGGTTCTCAAGCTAACATCCATGCCCGCAAGCCTGCTCATCATAGGCGCTGGAGTGATAGGCTGCGAGTTCGCTTCCATCTTCCGATCCTTTGGGTCTGAGGTTACTCTGGTGGATATCATGCCCAACATCCTGCCGATGGTGGACGACGATGCGGCGGCTGCGGTCAGGGCATCCTTCCAGAAGCGGGGGATAGCCATTCACACTGGAGCGAAGATCACCGGAGTGCACGTCGTCGATGGCATGGTGGAGGCTGCCACGGAGAGCGGAGATGTGTTTCGGGCGGAGCGAGCGGTGCTTTCGGTGGGCCGACGTCCGTTCACAGGCGGTGTAGGCGCGGCAGATGTCGGAATCGAGCTTGGGCGCGCTGGCGAGATCATCGTTGATTCCCACATGCGCACGAATGTCCCTGGAGCATGGGCAATCGGGGACGTGACTGGGAAGATGCAGTTGGCGCACGTTGCCTCGGCCCAGGGCATGGTTGCTGCGGCCAACATTGCCGGCGGCAACAGGGAGATGGACTATTTCGCAGTGCCTAACTGTATATTCACAAGCCCCGAGGTGGCCGCAGTTGGAGTGACAGAGCGCGGGGCGCAGGAATCAGGAATCGAGCACAAGATAGGCAAGTTCCCGTTTGTGGCCTGCGGGAAGGCGGTAGCCATGGGCGAGAGCGAAGGGTTTGTGAAGGTGATTGCCGACGCCGCGGGAAGAGTAATCGGCGGGACCGTGGTGGGGCCACATGCTTCCGACCTCATAGCAGAGATTACCCTCGCAGTATCGCGAGGCCTGAAACTCGATGATGTTGCTCACACCATCCATGCACATCCAACTCTCGCCGAGGCTGTATGCGAATCGGCAGAGGATGCGCTCGGAATGGCCATACACATCTAG